One segment of Methylocella silvestris BL2 DNA contains the following:
- the hisN gene encoding histidinol-phosphatase, translating to MTAVDFAAFVERLSEIACETILPFFRTALGAADKNVGGAFDPVTEADHAAEAAMRRLIMTTFPSHGIIGEEFGSIRSDAEFVWVLDPIDGTKSFIAGLPTWGSLIGLLHNGAPTYGVLVQPFTRERFIGDGGGAVWRGPGQGGELVERKLTTRLCDSFAEATLLTTSPLLYTEDKLAAFRRVEAVVRLSRYGGDCYAFAMLAAGHVDCVIESGLKTYDIAPLIPIIEGAGGVVTDWAGGSAVQGGDIVATGCAQLHVRALKLLEG from the coding sequence ATGACAGCTGTGGATTTTGCCGCGTTCGTCGAGCGTCTCTCCGAGATCGCCTGCGAAACGATCCTGCCGTTTTTCCGCACCGCGCTCGGAGCCGCCGACAAGAATGTCGGAGGTGCCTTCGACCCGGTGACGGAAGCCGACCATGCCGCCGAAGCGGCCATGCGGCGCCTGATCATGACGACCTTTCCGAGCCACGGCATCATCGGCGAGGAGTTCGGATCGATCCGCAGCGACGCGGAATTCGTCTGGGTTCTTGATCCGATCGACGGCACCAAAAGCTTCATTGCCGGGTTGCCGACCTGGGGCAGCCTTATCGGCCTCCTGCACAATGGCGCTCCCACCTACGGCGTGCTCGTTCAGCCTTTCACGCGGGAGCGATTCATCGGCGATGGCGGCGGCGCGGTCTGGCGCGGTCCGGGGCAGGGCGGCGAGTTGGTCGAGCGCAAGCTGACGACGCGCCTTTGCGACAGTTTTGCCGAAGCGACCCTGCTCACCACCTCGCCGCTGCTTTACACGGAGGACAAGCTCGCCGCATTCCGGCGCGTCGAGGCGGTGGTCAGGCTGTCGCGCTACGGCGGCGATTGCTATGCCTTCGCCATGCTCGCCGCCGGCCATGTCGATTGCGTGATCGAATCGGGTCTCAAGACTTACGATATTGCGCCGCTGATTCCGATTATCGAGGGAGCTGGCGGCGTCGTCACCGACTGGGCCGGAGGAAGCGCGGTTCAGGGCGGCGACATCGTCGCGACCGGCTGCGCCCAGCTGCATGTGCGGGCGCTCAAGCTGCTCGAGGGTTGA
- a CDS encoding septal ring lytic transglycosylase RlpA family protein: MKKTIMVATALLSISATAQAQSWTGKASYYRGRGHMTCAHRSLPFGTHVRVTNLSNKRSVLLVVNDRGPFIAGRIVDVSTGAADALGFRHQGVARVALETVLN, from the coding sequence TTGAAGAAAACCATCATGGTCGCTACGGCATTGCTTTCCATTTCAGCTACAGCCCAGGCGCAAAGCTGGACGGGTAAAGCGTCATATTATCGCGGGCGCGGCCATATGACTTGCGCTCATCGCTCATTGCCTTTCGGCACGCATGTTCGCGTCACCAACCTCTCCAACAAAAGATCCGTTCTGCTCGTCGTCAATGACCGCGGGCCTTTCATTGCCGGCCGCATCGTCGATGTCTCGACCGGCGCCGCCGATGCGCTCGGCTTCCGCCATCAGGGCGTCGCCAGGGTGGCGCTCGAAACCGTCTTGAATTGA
- a CDS encoding helicase-related protein, which yields MNVTFPAGASRRSASATGVSAVLGPTNTGKTHYAIERMLSHPSGMIGLPLRLLAREVYNRVVEKIGAGAVALITGEEKIKPKGARYFVSTVEAMPRDLDLDFVAVDEIQLAADLDRGHVFTDRLLHHRGRSETLLIGAATMHRLVRELLPGVRIFERPRLSKLSFAGERKMTRLPRRSAIVAFSAEDVYAIAEWIRRQRGGAAVVLGALSPRTRNAQVDMFQNGDVDYIVATDAVGMGLNLDVEHIAFASDRKFDGWQFRRLTPAEFGQIAGRAGRHMRDGTFGTTGRCPPFDEDLVEALEEHRFDSVRMLQWRNASLDFSSIHSLAASLDVLPNAPGLTRAPLAEDQMVLDIASRDEKIMREAATKADVARLWDCCQIPDYRKLSPAAHAELVLSVYGFIVRAGRIPDDWFARHIRALDRIDGDLDALSARIAQVRTWTFIANRSDWLLDPDHWQGVARQVEDTLSDALHARLAQRFVDRRTSVLMRRLRENAMLEAEVTNSGDVIVEGQHVGQLNGFRFTPDPQAVGEAAKALNAAAQKALASEIEGRATRVHEAVDEAFVLANDGIIRWLGEPVAKISAGPHVLEPTLRILADEQLTGPALENVQRRLELWLAQHVKKLLGPLVDLEKGEGLEGLARGVAFQIAESLGVLDRAKVAEDVKALPQEARGALRKFGVRFGAYHLYLPGLVKPAPRALAAQLWALTNGGVEEIKGIDDVPHLAASGRTSFVADKDVPKGFYRAAGFRVCGERAVRVDILERLADLIRPAIAYRPGATAGDPPAGAADGDSFIVTVGMTSLAGCSGESFASILRSLGYVVERRQGPAITVPLLPKAATEPLTPQAAEAAPSAEPDGAIETDHCALEPAEAHEDAAGVDTTETETAAAEPDSGETNLQDDVAAVGAPEPDAPVAEAAPDATPELQAVAEAEHIATPEQLVEPQADDENAAQASGDAADPTAELAPDLAGTEAEPAEAEPVLIEVWRPHRQHFHARRPEARAAKRPERRRAAPQGETPELAAAAPEAGAAEPRANHSRPRNGRGGANPEQGGRERQGGGPSGAHAGGPGKPSRGQGRPNDRDRRESQGAASSRPQDNDRRPQRGSFATPQKKSYDRPPDPNSPFAKLLVLKASMEEKNKQDS from the coding sequence ATGAACGTCACCTTTCCTGCCGGAGCCTCGCGCCGGTCCGCCTCAGCGACCGGCGTGAGCGCTGTTCTCGGGCCCACCAACACCGGCAAGACGCATTACGCGATCGAGCGCATGCTCTCCCATCCGAGCGGCATGATTGGGCTGCCGCTGCGCCTGCTCGCGCGCGAGGTCTATAATCGCGTCGTTGAAAAAATCGGGGCCGGCGCGGTCGCCCTCATCACCGGCGAGGAGAAGATCAAGCCGAAGGGCGCGCGCTATTTCGTCTCCACGGTCGAGGCGATGCCGCGCGACCTCGATCTCGACTTCGTCGCCGTCGACGAAATCCAGCTCGCCGCCGATCTCGACCGCGGCCACGTCTTTACCGACCGCCTCTTGCACCATCGCGGCCGCTCCGAGACGCTTCTGATCGGCGCCGCCACCATGCACCGCCTGGTGCGCGAGCTGCTGCCCGGCGTCAGAATCTTCGAGCGCCCCCGGCTGTCGAAATTGAGCTTTGCCGGCGAACGCAAAATGACGCGGCTGCCGCGGCGCAGCGCCATCGTCGCCTTCTCCGCCGAGGACGTCTACGCCATCGCCGAATGGATCCGGCGCCAGCGCGGCGGCGCCGCCGTCGTGCTCGGGGCTCTCTCGCCGCGCACGCGCAACGCCCAGGTCGATATGTTCCAGAACGGCGACGTCGACTACATCGTCGCGACGGACGCCGTCGGCATGGGACTGAACCTTGACGTCGAGCACATCGCCTTCGCCTCCGACCGCAAATTCGACGGCTGGCAGTTCCGCCGCCTGACCCCGGCGGAATTCGGCCAGATCGCCGGCCGGGCCGGGCGACACATGCGCGACGGGACCTTCGGCACCACCGGACGCTGCCCGCCCTTCGACGAAGATCTCGTCGAAGCGCTGGAGGAGCATCGCTTCGACAGCGTCAGAATGCTGCAATGGCGCAACGCCAGCCTCGACTTTTCCTCGATCCACAGCCTCGCCGCCTCGCTCGACGTGCTCCCGAACGCGCCAGGATTAACGCGCGCGCCGCTCGCCGAGGACCAGATGGTGCTCGACATCGCCTCGCGCGACGAAAAAATCATGCGCGAGGCGGCGACGAAAGCCGACGTCGCCCGGCTGTGGGACTGTTGCCAGATCCCGGATTATCGTAAGCTGTCGCCCGCTGCGCATGCGGAGCTTGTCCTGTCGGTCTACGGGTTCATTGTGCGCGCAGGGCGGATTCCCGACGATTGGTTCGCCCGCCACATCAGAGCTCTGGACCGGATCGACGGCGACCTCGACGCTTTGTCCGCGCGGATCGCGCAGGTCCGCACCTGGACCTTTATCGCCAACCGATCCGACTGGCTCCTTGATCCTGACCATTGGCAGGGGGTCGCGCGTCAGGTAGAGGACACCTTGTCGGACGCTTTGCACGCCCGTCTCGCCCAGCGGTTCGTCGACCGAAGGACGAGCGTGCTGATGCGCCGCCTCAGAGAGAACGCCATGTTGGAAGCGGAAGTCACGAATAGCGGCGATGTGATCGTCGAGGGCCAGCACGTTGGCCAGCTCAACGGCTTTCGCTTCACCCCCGACCCGCAAGCGGTCGGGGAAGCCGCCAAGGCGCTCAACGCCGCGGCGCAGAAAGCGCTCGCCAGCGAGATCGAAGGCCGCGCCACGCGCGTGCATGAGGCTGTCGACGAGGCGTTTGTCCTCGCCAATGACGGGATAATCCGCTGGCTCGGCGAACCGGTCGCGAAAATCTCCGCCGGTCCGCATGTCCTCGAGCCGACGCTGCGCATCCTGGCCGACGAGCAGCTCACCGGCCCGGCGCTCGAAAACGTCCAGCGGCGGCTCGAACTCTGGCTGGCGCAGCACGTCAAGAAGCTGCTCGGCCCGCTCGTCGATCTCGAAAAGGGCGAGGGTCTTGAGGGGCTTGCGCGCGGCGTCGCGTTCCAGATCGCGGAATCGCTCGGCGTCCTCGACCGCGCCAAGGTCGCCGAGGACGTCAAGGCGCTGCCGCAGGAAGCGCGCGGCGCGCTACGGAAATTCGGCGTCCGCTTCGGCGCCTATCATCTTTATCTTCCGGGCCTCGTCAAACCGGCGCCGCGCGCCCTTGCGGCCCAGCTCTGGGCTTTGACCAATGGCGGCGTCGAGGAGATCAAGGGCATCGACGACGTGCCTCATCTCGCCGCTTCCGGCCGCACCTCCTTTGTCGCGGACAAGGACGTTCCCAAGGGATTTTACCGCGCCGCTGGTTTTCGCGTCTGCGGCGAGCGCGCCGTCCGCGTCGACATCCTTGAACGCCTGGCCGATCTGATCCGGCCGGCGATCGCCTATCGCCCGGGCGCCACCGCCGGCGACCCGCCGGCCGGCGCCGCCGACGGCGACAGCTTCATCGTCACCGTCGGAATGACCTCTCTTGCCGGCTGCTCCGGCGAAAGCTTCGCCTCCATCCTGCGCTCGCTCGGCTATGTCGTCGAGCGGAGGCAGGGACCGGCGATCACCGTTCCCCTGCTGCCAAAAGCCGCGACCGAACCGCTTACGCCGCAGGCGGCCGAGGCCGCGCCTTCAGCCGAGCCGGATGGAGCGATCGAAACCGACCATTGCGCCCTTGAACCGGCAGAAGCCCATGAAGACGCCGCCGGCGTCGATACAACCGAGACGGAGACGGCGGCGGCGGAGCCGGACAGCGGCGAGACGAATCTGCAGGACGACGTCGCGGCGGTAGGGGCGCCGGAGCCGGACGCTCCGGTCGCTGAGGCCGCGCCCGACGCCACGCCAGAACTCCAGGCTGTCGCCGAGGCGGAGCACATCGCCACGCCGGAGCAACTCGTGGAGCCGCAGGCCGACGACGAGAACGCCGCTCAAGCGTCGGGCGACGCCGCTGACCCGACCGCAGAACTGGCTCCCGATCTGGCCGGGACCGAGGCGGAGCCGGCGGAAGCAGAGCCCGTTCTGATCGAAGTCTGGCGCCCCCACCGGCAGCATTTCCATGCGCGCCGGCCCGAGGCCCGCGCCGCCAAGCGCCCGGAGCGGCGCCGCGCCGCGCCGCAAGGCGAAACGCCCGAACTGGCGGCTGCTGCGCCGGAAGCGGGCGCCGCCGAGCCCCGCGCCAATCATTCCCGGCCGCGCAACGGCCGCGGAGGCGCCAATCCGGAACAGGGCGGGCGGGAGCGCCAAGGCGGCGGCCCTTCCGGCGCTCATGCGGGCGGCCCCGGAAAGCCCAGCCGCGGCCAGGGACGTCCCAACGACCGCGACCGGCGCGAGAGCCAGGGCGCGGCGAGCAGCCGGCCGCAGGATAATGACCGCCGGCCGCAGCGCGGCTCCTTTGCCACACCACAGAAGAAATCCTACGATCGGCCGCCCGATCCCAATTCCCCCTTTGCGAAGTTGCTTGTGCTGAAAGCCAGCATGGAGGAAAAAAACAAGCAGGATAGCTGA
- a CDS encoding EamA family transporter gives MNFSWIWIPATLIAAAAQTARNAAQRELVGAAGPFGAASVRFLYGAPFGALFLQIFCIISGSAPNALTLKGAAWIAAASLAQIAATGLMLAAMRSRSFFATIALTKTEPLQVAAFGLAFLGERLSFVAVTAILLSTAGVAILSLPPGLFQRRSTDRTIHAPGAPERTAGGRAIALGLGAASCFAISAIGFRAGILEFNGPTFLIAAAAALAASLLFQAALILALMILFDRPLLRAIAAQWRPSLFAGFIGAFASLFWFVAFAVQSAAPVRTLGLVEVVFARIVSRQIFKEGASKAELLGAGLILCGVALLLNG, from the coding sequence GTGAATTTTTCCTGGATCTGGATCCCCGCGACTCTGATCGCGGCAGCGGCGCAGACCGCGCGCAACGCGGCGCAGCGGGAGCTCGTCGGCGCGGCAGGCCCATTCGGCGCCGCCTCGGTCCGCTTTCTCTATGGCGCGCCCTTCGGCGCGCTTTTTCTTCAGATCTTTTGCATCATATCGGGATCGGCGCCCAACGCGCTGACGCTTAAGGGCGCGGCGTGGATCGCGGCTGCTTCGCTGGCGCAGATCGCGGCGACCGGCTTGATGCTTGCCGCCATGCGCAGCCGCTCTTTCTTCGCGACGATCGCCTTGACCAAGACCGAGCCGCTCCAGGTCGCGGCCTTCGGCCTCGCCTTTCTCGGCGAACGGCTGAGCTTTGTCGCCGTAACGGCGATTTTGCTATCGACCGCAGGCGTCGCCATCCTGTCGCTGCCGCCGGGACTCTTCCAAAGGCGCTCGACGGATCGGACGATCCACGCGCCTGGCGCCCCGGAGCGAACAGCCGGCGGCCGGGCGATCGCGCTGGGGCTTGGCGCGGCGTCCTGCTTCGCGATCTCGGCGATCGGCTTTCGCGCCGGCATTCTCGAATTTAATGGCCCGACATTTCTGATCGCCGCCGCCGCCGCGCTGGCGGCCAGCCTTCTCTTTCAAGCGGCGCTGATTTTGGCGCTGATGATCCTGTTCGACCGCCCGTTGCTGCGCGCGATCGCCGCGCAATGGCGCCCATCGCTTTTTGCCGGATTCATCGGCGCCTTCGCTTCGTTGTTCTGGTTTGTCGCCTTCGCGGTCCAGTCGGCCGCGCCCGTGCGCACGCTCGGCCTGGTCGAGGTCGTGTTCGCCCGCATCGTGTCCCGCCAGATTTTCAAGGAAGGCGCCTCCAAGGCGGAGCTTTTGGGCGCAGGCCTGATCCTCTGCGGCGTCGCGCTCCTGCTCAACGGCTGA